The Fibrobacter sp. genomic interval CCGAGGAGGTCTTCTGTTCGGCTTCGGCCGGCTTGACGACGATTCGATCTGCTAAAGGCTTGATCATTTTACTTTTCCTCTTTTTTGCGGGCTGCTTTCGCAATGCCCTTTGTTTAAACTTTGGTCCAAACTGGACTATTTTCGCCCTTTCATCAGCAAAAGACGTGCCAAATTCGTTTCGGCACGAAGTTTGCAATTACAGGGTGAAAAGAGGCTCAAATCCGCAAAGAAAGTCCACCGGGGTGTTTAAAAACAAAACACTTTTCAAAAAGTGTTTCAAAATTAAACATTTTTGGCGGTTCAAATCTTTCAGACTCCGTCGTCGTGATTCCCGCAATGGGCGCGCAAGTTCACGATATATTCCATCGCCTTGTTCTTCGACTCGACCTTCCCTTGACGGGCGAGCGATTCCGCCTCGCAAATGCGTACGAACCGACGCATCAGTTCGACCGGCGAAATTCCGAGGCCCTGCGCCAGCACGCAAAACGTTTGAAACGATGCCACCCGCTTGCCGCTTTCCATCATCGAGATGGACTGACGTGTAAGCCCCGCAGACTTAGACAACTCCGTCTGCGTAACCAGCGTATTGCGTCGTACTCCTATGAGCAATTTCTGAAAAGCCGTCGCGAAGACGGCAGAATCTTTGAAGTCCATTCCCATATATATAAATTAACAAGTGTATTACAAATTAGTGAAAACTTATGACAACAAAATGCTGATTATATTATTTTTTACATACCATAAAATGCAAAACTCCTGTTTTTGGGGACGCATTTTCCAAATATCCACGAAACGCGCGCCCGCAAATTTCCTATCGTTTACCGCATGAGTTTTCACCCGATAAGGCACTTCATCACCATCACGAGACACCGTCACGAAGTCGTACGCCTCTGCTTCAAAGCCGGCATCGGGTTCCAGGGATTCTTCCACGACCTCTCGAAGTACTCGCCCACCGAGTTCCTGCCGGGAGCCCGCTACTACAGCGGCAAGGAATCGCCGAACAACGGGGAACGCCGCGACACGGGAATGAGCCTCGCATGGATGCACCACAAAGGCAGGAACAGGCACCATTTCGAATTCTGGTACGACTACGAGATGGCGACCAAGAAAATCGTGCCGATGGACATGCCCGACCGCTACATAAAGGAAATGTTCTGCGACCGCGTCGCCGCCTCCAAGACGTACAACAAGGAAAGCTACACGCAGGAATCTCCCCTGCTCTACCTCACGAAGAGCACCGCGAAGGAAAAGATGACGGAGAACACCTACAAGAAACTCCTCTTCCTGTTGCAGATGCTGGCCGAGAAGGGCGAAAAAGAAACGCTGAGGTTTATTCGCCGCTGCAAGGACCTGCCCCTCGCCGAAATCGACGGCAAGCAGCTTCCCTAAAATTCTATATTTAACGTGTCGCGGATGGTCGCGGCAAATCACCAGGACGGAAGGACCAATATGGAAATCGGAAAAATCAACCGCGCGCGCGTCGACGCCGTAATGCCCCAGGGCTTCTACCTCGAACTCGAGACCGGCGGCCGCGTGCTGCTCCCGGGTAACAAGAACCAGTTCACGCTCGAAGAGGGCGAGATCATCGACGTGTTCGTCTACATGGATTCCGAGGACCGCCCCATCGCGACTCTCGACAAGCCCTTCGCCCAGGTAGGCGAATTCGCCGTCCTCACCGTGAAGGACGTGAACCGCGTGGGCGCTTTCTTGGACTGGGGCCTCAACAAAGACCTTTTCCTCCCCTACAAGCAGCAGCTCGGGGAACTGCGCAAGGGCGACCGCTGCGTCGTCTACATTCTCGAAGACGAGAAGAGCGGACGTCTCGTGGCGACCGAAAAAATCAAGAGCTTCTTGGACATGGACACGAGCGAACTGCATGTGGGTCAGCGCGTCCAGCTCGCCGCATACGAAGTCACGCCCGATTACGTGGAATGCCTCGTGGACTACCGTTACACCGGAAGGCTGCAGGTGACCCCGGGCATGGACCGCATCTACATCGGCGACACGATGCCGGGATTCATCCAGCGGTTCACTGCCGACGGGAAAATCACCCTGAACCTCACGCCCGTTGGCTACAAGGGAATTATGCAGAGCGACAGCCCGAGCGCCATCATGCACAAGCTCGAGGAAGCCGGCGGATTCTTGCCCTACGGCGACCACAGCAACCCCGAAGCCATTCGCCAGGAATTCGGCATCTCGAAAAAGACCTTCAAGAAGATTATCGGCGGCCTCTTCCGCGACGGAAAAATCGCCATCGAAGAAGACGGCATCCGCGCCATCTAGCATTCATCTTTCACGAAATAAAGAAAACCCCGGACTATGCCGGGGATAAAACGTTTTGGACAAGAGTCGGCTAGTCCGTTACTCTTCGGAAATATTCACCTCGTCCTTGTTCACGACGCGAATCTCGATGCGGCGGTTCTGCATGCGGCCCGCCTCGGTGCCGTTGTCCGCCTTCGGGCGGCTCGAACCGTAGCCCACGGCCGTCACGCGGTCCTTGGAAATTCCCTTGCGAATCATGTATTCCATCACGCTGTTCGCACGGTCTTCGGAAAGCTTTTGGTTCAGTTGGTCACTGCCTTCGCTGCTCGTGTGACCTTCGATTTCGACTTTCGCCTTCGCGTTTCTCTTGAGCCCAGCAATGGCGTTGTCGAGCGTGCGGAGCGAGTTCGGGATGAGTTCCGCGCTGCCCGCCTTGAAGTTCACGCCCGTCAGTTCCGCACGCGTATCGTCGAACAGCACCGTAATGCCGCCCGTGCTCGCCGTACGCGACACATAGGGAGTCTCGCCGCATTCATAGGGGCCAGTAAGGCTTTCGCAGAGGATGGTATACGTGTCCTCGCGCGGAATGAGGAAAGCGGTTTCACCGTACATGTCGGTCGTGACCGCGATCTTGTTCTTCGGCTTCCTCTGGCCCACGAAGACGAGCTTTTTCTTGGCCTGGGGAACGTCATCGTAGTTCGTGTAGGTCACGTTCAGCACCGCATGGGTCTTGTTAGGGGCAAGTTCTGCGGCGAAAGGGGCTGTACACACGGAGGCAAGCACGGAAAGCGCAATGACCGCGGACAATTTTCTCATATATACCTCGAAGGAGATCCCCGGAACGTTTTTCGGGGCGATTCAACACATCCGCGCCCAAAAATATATAATATCGGCACAAAATGACACAAAAAAAGTAGAAAAGAAGATTTTTTCGTTTCCAAAAACGGCGCATAATTCTATTTTTTGCATTAAATACAAGCATTTCGATGCTTAAGGGTACAAATTTTAGGAGAGTTCATGAAATACAGCAAGATTGCTGCCGCCCTGGTATTGGGCATGGCCACATTCGCTTCCGCCCTCGACGGAGACTTCAGCCTGAAGGGTAACGTTCAGACCCAGGTCGTCAAGTCTATCGCCAACGACTCCACCAACATCAACGAAGGCTGGATCCGCGCCAACGTTGGCGGACAGTACAAGGGCGAAAACCTGGAAGCCCTCATCATGCTGCGCATCTTCGCGCCGGAATTCGGCAACAAGATCGGCGACAAGATGTACGACAAGATTCTCGCCGACCTCTACTGGGCGAACTACAAGTGGAAACTCGGTGAAAAGGACATGCTGAACCTCAAGATCGGTCGCTGGAAGACGGACTGGTCGCAGTCCACCCACTTCGGTACCTACGTGGACAAGGACCTGACCAAGCGCGGCCTCTGGATGCGCGACTACAGCCACAACGCTGTGGAACTCGGATGGAAGCACGGCCTGAGCCAGTTGAACGCGATGCTCGCCATCCAGGACAACAAAGCGGACCGCGGCTACGTGCGCATCGAAGAAGACATGAAGTTTACCTTCCCGCTCGAAATGAAGGTGGCCTACCGCTCCAACGTAATCGACGTGATGCAGCATACCGCCTACCTGACACACCGTCTGGCCGCCTACGCCAGCTACAACATCATTCCCGAGCTGCGCGCCTACGGTGAATACTCCTGCGTCTACACCCAGGACGACGACCTCGACAAGAGCGCCAATAACTATCTCGCTCCGGAAACCAAGTACTACCTTCCGGGCATCTACTTCCAGCCGTTCTACCTGGGTCTCGACTTCGCACCGAAGAGCGGCATCCTGAACCTGCTCATGAGCAACCTCATGGTGGAATGGGAATTCATCGACAAGCGCGACAACCTGGAAGCCAAGGCAAAGCACACCTACGACGACTGGGCATGGACCGTCGCCTGGGTCAAGAAGATCGCTTCTACCAAGCTGCAGTTCAGCGTCTACAGCGAAAAAGAAATCAGC includes:
- a CDS encoding helix-turn-helix domain-containing protein, with protein sequence MGMDFKDSAVFATAFQKLLIGVRRNTLVTQTELSKSAGLTRQSISMMESGKRVASFQTFCVLAQGLGISPVELMRRFVRICEAESLARQGKVESKNKAMEYIVNLRAHCGNHDDGV
- a CDS encoding DUF5662 family protein, with product MSFHPIRHFITITRHRHEVVRLCFKAGIGFQGFFHDLSKYSPTEFLPGARYYSGKESPNNGERRDTGMSLAWMHHKGRNRHHFEFWYDYEMATKKIVPMDMPDRYIKEMFCDRVAASKTYNKESYTQESPLLYLTKSTAKEKMTENTYKKLLFLLQMLAEKGEKETLRFIRRCKDLPLAEIDGKQLP
- a CDS encoding S1-like domain-containing RNA-binding protein, with the translated sequence MEIGKINRARVDAVMPQGFYLELETGGRVLLPGNKNQFTLEEGEIIDVFVYMDSEDRPIATLDKPFAQVGEFAVLTVKDVNRVGAFLDWGLNKDLFLPYKQQLGELRKGDRCVVYILEDEKSGRLVATEKIKSFLDMDTSELHVGQRVQLAAYEVTPDYVECLVDYRYTGRLQVTPGMDRIYIGDTMPGFIQRFTADGKITLNLTPVGYKGIMQSDSPSAIMHKLEEAGGFLPYGDHSNPEAIRQEFGISKKTFKKIIGGLFRDGKIAIEEDGIRAI
- a CDS encoding OmpA family protein — its product is MRKLSAVIALSVLASVCTAPFAAELAPNKTHAVLNVTYTNYDDVPQAKKKLVFVGQRKPKNKIAVTTDMYGETAFLIPREDTYTILCESLTGPYECGETPYVSRTASTGGITVLFDDTRAELTGVNFKAGSAELIPNSLRTLDNAIAGLKRNAKAKVEIEGHTSSEGSDQLNQKLSEDRANSVMEYMIRKGISKDRVTAVGYGSSRPKADNGTEAGRMQNRRIEIRVVNKDEVNISEE